The Fusobacterium necrophorum subsp. necrophorum genome has a window encoding:
- a CDS encoding RluA family pseudouridine synthase, which produces MHKYIVEPEYDGYEIGEYLKETKGYSGRGLRKLEIYLNGKKIKNTAKKVRKLNRILIVEKEKETGIRPMEIPLDIVYEDENLLVLNKQANLVTHPTTKKVDATLANGVVAYFLKTTGKTMVPRFYNRLDMNTTGLIIVTKNAYSQAYLQEKTEVRKSYQTIVKGMVEQDEFYITRPIGKVGEDLRRVELPVEKGGQEAKTFVKVLKRFPQKNRTLLEVTLFTGRTHQIRAHLSLEGYPIVGDDLYGGSEETIKRQLLHAYRLCFQNPKNAEEQEIVIDLPQDMKDYLNG; this is translated from the coding sequence TTGCATAAATATATTGTGGAGCCGGAATATGACGGCTATGAAATTGGAGAATATTTGAAAGAAACAAAAGGATATTCAGGAAGAGGACTTCGAAAACTGGAAATTTATTTGAACGGAAAGAAGATTAAAAATACGGCGAAAAAAGTTCGGAAATTAAATCGTATTTTGATTGTGGAAAAAGAAAAAGAAACAGGAATTCGGCCTATGGAGATTCCTTTGGATATAGTATACGAAGATGAGAATTTATTGGTACTCAACAAACAAGCCAATTTGGTAACACATCCTACAACAAAAAAAGTAGATGCCACTTTGGCGAACGGAGTCGTTGCTTATTTTTTAAAAACGACGGGGAAAACGATGGTTCCAAGATTTTATAACCGTTTGGATATGAATACCACAGGGTTAATTATTGTAACGAAAAATGCCTACTCTCAAGCCTATTTACAAGAAAAAACCGAAGTCAGAAAATCATATCAAACGATAGTGAAAGGCATGGTAGAACAGGATGAATTTTATATTACCAGACCGATTGGAAAAGTGGGAGAAGATTTACGCAGAGTGGAGTTGCCGGTCGAAAAGGGAGGACAGGAGGCAAAAACCTTTGTCAAAGTGCTGAAACGCTTTCCTCAAAAAAATAGAACCTTGTTGGAGGTCACATTATTTACGGGAAGAACACATCAAATTCGGGCTCATTTGTCCTTAGAAGGCTATCCTATTGTTGGAGACGATTTATACGGTGGAAGCGAGGAAACAATAAAAAGACAACTTTTGCATGCCTATCGTCTTTGTTTCCAAAATCCAAAAAATGCGGAGGAACAGGAAATTGTCATTGACTTGCCACAGGATATGAAAGACTATCTAAATGGGTAA
- the hemC gene encoding hydroxymethylbilane synthase, whose protein sequence is MLKHHIILGSRGSILALAQTNWVKKQLQRHYPQLTFSIQVIETQGDKDLTSHFGNSELSLKSFFTKEIEKSLLDGEIDIAVHSMKDVPSSSPVGLICGAIPVREDVRDVLVSTSGNTLADLPKGSILGTSSLRRIQNIKQLRPDLEIKALRGNIHTRLKKLEEGHYDAIVLAAAGLKRVGLEEKITEYLNPTVFSPAPAQGALYIQCREKDEETRNILQSIHDENLAKILEIEREFSRIFDGGCHTPMGCYSKVEGKKIFFHAMYSHKEKSYQTIITESITKGKEIAIMAAQEIQKLMKEK, encoded by the coding sequence ATGTTAAAACATCATATTATTTTGGGAAGTCGAGGAAGTATTTTGGCATTGGCTCAAACAAATTGGGTAAAAAAACAACTGCAACGACACTATCCTCAACTTACCTTTTCCATTCAAGTCATCGAAACACAGGGAGATAAAGACTTGACTTCCCATTTTGGAAACAGTGAGCTATCCTTAAAAAGTTTTTTTACCAAAGAAATTGAGAAAAGTTTATTGGACGGAGAGATCGATATTGCCGTTCATTCTATGAAAGATGTTCCGAGTAGTTCCCCGGTCGGACTTATCTGTGGGGCAATTCCCGTTCGGGAAGATGTTCGAGATGTTCTTGTCAGCACTTCCGGAAACACATTGGCAGATCTTCCTAAAGGCTCTATTCTAGGTACCTCTTCCTTACGAAGAATTCAAAATATCAAACAGCTTCGCCCTGATCTTGAAATCAAAGCTCTTCGTGGGAATATTCATACCCGACTGAAAAAATTGGAAGAAGGGCATTATGACGCCATTGTACTGGCTGCAGCAGGTTTAAAAAGAGTAGGGCTGGAAGAAAAAATTACGGAGTATCTGAACCCGACCGTCTTCTCTCCCGCTCCCGCACAGGGAGCTCTCTATATTCAATGTCGAGAAAAGGATGAAGAAACTCGAAACATATTACAAAGTATTCATGACGAAAACCTGGCAAAAATTTTGGAAATAGAGAGGGAGTTTTCCAGAATTTTCGACGGAGGCTGCCACACTCCTATGGGCTGTTATTCGAAGGTAGAAGGAAAAAAGATCTTCTTTCATGCCATGTATTCCCATAAGGAAAAGAGTTATCAAACTATAATTACGGAAAGCATCACAAAAGGAAAAGAAATTGCTATCATGGCTGCACAGGAAATTCAAAAACTGATGAAGGAGAAATAA
- the hemA gene encoding glutamyl-tRNA reductase, translated as MNIKNFAMIGISHKILSMQEREEFIRQKPKVLLEELFQTGKIRAYVDLSTCLRVEFYMELLDNTRLEEIRERFPAQRGLQMKQGEEALLHLAKVVCGFFSVIKGEDQILSQMKHAYTKALEEKHSSKLFNIIFQKIITLGKKFRTKSNIAHHALSLEAITLHSIQERIPNVQEKKILLLGVGELAQSILSLLVKEGFSNLYITNRSYHKAERISNAYQVNIIDFRDKYEWIAKVDIIISATSASHIVLEYERFLEKKQEKNYLMLDLAVPRDIDPRIANLEGVQILNLDDIWKISKQHGSFREQLLDEYCYLLEEQIESIHKALSYYETKQEASVC; from the coding sequence ATGAATATCAAAAATTTTGCAATGATTGGAATTTCTCATAAAATACTTTCTATGCAAGAACGAGAAGAATTTATCAGGCAGAAACCGAAAGTTCTTTTGGAAGAACTTTTTCAAACAGGAAAAATTCGAGCTTATGTGGATCTTTCCACCTGTTTACGAGTCGAATTTTACATGGAGCTCCTTGACAATACAAGATTGGAAGAAATAAGAGAAAGATTTCCCGCTCAACGGGGGCTGCAAATGAAGCAAGGAGAAGAGGCACTCCTACACTTAGCAAAAGTCGTTTGTGGATTTTTTTCGGTCATCAAGGGGGAAGATCAAATTTTGTCACAGATGAAACACGCCTATACAAAGGCTCTGGAAGAGAAACACAGCTCCAAACTTTTCAATATTATCTTCCAAAAAATCATAACATTGGGAAAAAAATTCAGAACCAAAAGTAATATTGCTCATCATGCTCTTTCTTTGGAAGCCATTACCCTACATTCTATCCAAGAAAGAATTCCAAATGTGCAGGAAAAAAAAATTCTCTTATTGGGAGTCGGAGAGCTGGCCCAGTCTATTCTCTCTCTTTTAGTAAAAGAAGGCTTTTCCAATCTCTATATTACCAATCGGAGCTATCATAAAGCGGAGAGAATTTCCAATGCCTATCAGGTGAATATCATTGACTTTCGTGACAAATACGAGTGGATTGCCAAAGTGGACATTATTATCTCGGCTACTTCCGCTTCTCATATTGTGTTGGAATATGAACGATTTTTAGAAAAAAAACAGGAAAAGAATTACCTGATGTTGGACTTGGCGGTTCCCAGAGATATTGACCCTCGTATTGCAAATCTTGAAGGAGTTCAAATTCTCAATTTAGATGATATTTGGAAGATTTCGAAACAACACGGCTCCTTTCGAGAGCAATTGTTGGATGAGTATTGTTATCTTCTGGAAGAGCAAATAGAAAGCATTCATAAGGCACTTTCCTATTATGAAACTAAACAGGAGGCTTCGGTATGTTAA
- a CDS encoding DUF3887 domain-containing protein: MKKLRSVKWLFLLLFLTVLWIACGSNKNASTLSEIQKEHYKEMARHTIISLHEKNWTEIRHSSTEELKEALTDEKCREIYTQLETNGSFETFLDYEVTKVQENKQDFIVVAQRVKYSKNTLIYTISFDKDERLAGIFYR, encoded by the coding sequence ATGAAAAAACTACGTTCTGTCAAATGGTTGTTTTTATTACTTTTTTTAACTGTCTTATGGATTGCTTGCGGTTCAAACAAAAATGCTTCTACCTTATCTGAAATTCAAAAAGAGCACTATAAAGAAATGGCACGGCACACTATTATCTCACTTCATGAAAAAAATTGGACAGAGATAAGACACAGCAGTACGGAGGAGTTAAAAGAAGCCTTGACCGATGAAAAATGTCGGGAAATATATACTCAACTCGAAACAAATGGAAGTTTTGAAACCTTTTTAGACTATGAGGTTACCAAAGTTCAAGAAAACAAACAAGATTTTATTGTTGTAGCACAACGGGTAAAATATTCAAAAAATACATTGATTTATACTATCAGTTTCGACAAAGATGAGCGTCTGGCAGGTATCTTCTATCGATGA
- a CDS encoding FMN-binding protein produces MTYQNRIKYISMALVIAAVISAVLLQRNAPKVYEGIGEGFENEIRVQVTAYRNQENEIRITDIQVEHEDTPEVGGMAISSLTEKIKSMQTLDVDVVAGASSSSQGFLDAIRDAVKKIPEK; encoded by the coding sequence ATGACATATCAAAACAGAATTAAATATATTTCTATGGCTCTTGTAATTGCTGCCGTTATTTCCGCTGTTCTATTACAAAGGAACGCACCAAAGGTGTATGAGGGAATAGGAGAAGGATTTGAAAATGAGATTCGGGTACAAGTAACAGCATACCGAAATCAAGAGAATGAGATTAGAATTACAGATATTCAAGTCGAGCATGAAGATACTCCGGAAGTTGGAGGAATGGCGATTTCATCTTTGACTGAAAAAATAAAAAGTATGCAAACTTTGGATGTGGATGTTGTAGCAGGAGCTTCATCCAGTTCTCAAGGATTTTTGGATGCTATAAGAGATGCAGTAAAAAAAATACCTGAAAAATAA
- a CDS encoding AEC family transporter produces the protein MENFILAMNVVLPILIILTIGYGLKYFKMLDDSSLNQMNSLVFRVFMSSLLFINIYRLEAEAVFQTKNLRFILFPVFGVLFMIFLSYLYYSQVIEDSKKCSVMIQAAYRGNFVLFGIPIASSLYGEEALGITSLLLAAVIPTFNITAILLLEFYRGKKIKFSKLLISTLKNPLLLASTSAVLCLFFHLQIPAILEATISSLAKVATPLAFIVLGGSLEMRSVKKHWKYLLSANIVKLILFPLFLLVTAHFLQFSPMEMTAFLSAAACPAAVASFTMAKEMEADGDLAGEIVVTTSACSIVTIFFWVFLLKSIAWI, from the coding sequence ATGGAAAATTTCATATTGGCAATGAATGTAGTGTTACCGATTTTAATCATTTTGACGATAGGTTATGGTTTAAAATATTTTAAAATGCTTGATGATTCTTCTTTAAATCAGATGAATAGTTTAGTCTTTCGAGTGTTTATGAGTAGTTTATTATTTATCAATATTTATCGATTGGAGGCTGAGGCGGTATTTCAGACAAAGAACCTGAGATTTATTTTATTTCCTGTTTTCGGAGTTCTTTTTATGATTTTTTTAAGCTATCTATACTATTCTCAGGTGATAGAAGATTCTAAAAAATGCTCTGTTATGATTCAGGCGGCCTATCGAGGAAATTTTGTATTATTTGGAATTCCGATTGCCAGCAGCTTATATGGAGAGGAAGCTTTGGGGATTACTTCGCTTTTGTTGGCAGCTGTCATTCCGACTTTTAATATTACCGCCATTTTATTGTTGGAGTTTTATCGAGGCAAGAAGATAAAATTTTCAAAACTTCTTATATCCACCTTAAAAAATCCTTTGCTTTTGGCTTCTACTTCAGCCGTGCTTTGCTTATTTTTTCATCTTCAAATTCCAGCTATTTTGGAAGCTACAATTTCAAGTTTGGCAAAAGTGGCAACTCCTTTGGCATTTATCGTGTTGGGGGGAAGTTTGGAGATGAGAAGTGTTAAAAAACATTGGAAATATTTATTATCTGCAAATATCGTAAAGTTAATTTTATTTCCTCTTTTTCTGCTTGTGACAGCACATTTTCTACAGTTCAGTCCAATGGAAATGACAGCCTTTTTATCGGCGGCAGCTTGTCCTGCTGCAGTGGCTTCTTTTACTATGGCAAAGGAAATGGAGGCGGACGGAGATCTGGCGGGAGAGATTGTAGTGACGACAAGTGCTTGTTCCATTGTCACGATTTTCTTTTGGGTCTTTCTTCTAAAAAGTATTGCTTGGATATAG
- the cobA gene encoding uroporphyrinogen-III C-methyltransferase produces MEKGKAYILGAGPGDFELLTLKAKRIIETADCIIYDRLINPKILGLVKKEAEKIYLGKENTEGGRIQEEINRNLIQKCLEGKKVARVKGGDSFVFGRGGEEILALAEQGIPFEVVPGITSSIAVPTYAGIPVTHRDIARSFHVFTGHTMEDGRWHDFENIAKLEGSLIFLMGVKNLERIVQDLLRYGKAPDTPVAIIEKGATEHQKVHIGILENIVKLSKEREVKAPAIIIIGEVVALHRRLQWFDTKKAKKILVTRDKKQASEMSDYIWDKGGIPVELPLITIEEQELNTAPLSKYSSILFNSPNGVNAFFRHIKDIRSLSKIKIGIVGVKTKEALEHYKVLPDFMPEEYLMDRLAEEAVKFTKEKENILIISSDISPCEPEKYSSLYQRNYEKAVLYHTKKRKLTKEEMKKQLEHIDIITFLSSSAVEAFYENMEGDLEPILNKKIASIGPVTTASLQKLGMTVAYEAKTYTAKALIDTIFEDFK; encoded by the coding sequence ATGGAGAAAGGAAAGGCATATATCCTGGGAGCCGGTCCGGGAGATTTTGAATTACTGACACTCAAGGCAAAACGAATCATAGAAACGGCAGACTGTATTATCTATGATAGACTTATCAATCCCAAAATTTTAGGATTGGTAAAAAAGGAAGCGGAAAAAATTTATCTCGGAAAAGAAAATACGGAGGGAGGAAGAATTCAAGAAGAAATCAACCGAAACTTAATTCAAAAATGTCTGGAGGGAAAAAAAGTAGCCAGAGTCAAAGGAGGAGATTCTTTTGTTTTTGGTCGAGGAGGAGAAGAAATCTTGGCATTAGCGGAACAAGGAATTCCTTTTGAAGTCGTTCCGGGAATTACTTCCTCTATTGCTGTACCAACGTATGCAGGAATTCCGGTAACACATCGTGATATTGCAAGATCTTTCCATGTTTTTACAGGACATACCATGGAAGATGGAAGATGGCATGATTTTGAAAATATTGCAAAATTGGAAGGAAGCTTGATTTTTTTAATGGGAGTGAAAAATCTCGAACGAATCGTGCAAGACTTATTACGATATGGAAAAGCTCCGGATACTCCTGTTGCCATCATTGAAAAAGGAGCCACAGAACATCAAAAAGTTCATATCGGAATTCTTGAAAATATAGTAAAGCTTTCAAAAGAAAGAGAAGTGAAAGCTCCCGCCATCATTATTATCGGAGAAGTCGTTGCTCTTCATCGAAGATTACAATGGTTCGACACAAAGAAAGCGAAGAAAATTCTGGTGACACGTGATAAAAAACAGGCTTCCGAGATGTCAGACTATATTTGGGACAAGGGAGGCATTCCCGTAGAGCTTCCTTTGATTACAATCGAAGAACAGGAACTGAATACAGCTCCTCTATCAAAATATTCCTCTATTTTATTCAATTCTCCGAATGGAGTCAATGCTTTCTTTCGCCATATCAAGGATATACGAAGCCTTTCCAAAATAAAAATTGGCATTGTCGGTGTAAAAACCAAAGAAGCTTTGGAACACTATAAAGTCCTACCTGATTTTATGCCGGAAGAGTATCTGATGGATCGATTGGCGGAAGAAGCCGTCAAATTTACAAAAGAAAAGGAAAATATCTTAATCATAAGCTCTGATATTTCTCCCTGTGAACCCGAAAAATACAGCAGTCTTTACCAAAGGAATTATGAAAAAGCAGTGTTATATCATACCAAAAAAAGAAAGCTTACAAAAGAAGAGATGAAGAAACAATTAGAACATATTGATATTATTACTTTTTTAAGTTCTTCCGCTGTAGAAGCTTTTTATGAAAATATGGAAGGAGATTTAGAACCTATCCTCAATAAAAAAATCGCTTCCATTGGTCCCGTGACTACGGCAAGTTTGCAAAAATTGGGAATGACTGTAGCATATGAGGCAAAGACCTATACTGCAAAGGCTCTGATAGATACTATTTTTGAAGATTTCAAATAA
- a CDS encoding Cof-type HAD-IIB family hydrolase has translation MNPVKIIFFDIDGTLIDMKKKRISPKMLETLKRLQEKNILIAMATGRSPMILPTFEGVKFDVFLSYNGSYCFNNEKTIFSNSIPNEDIQTIIKNASRIGRPLSLATKNRLASNGKDEDLIEYYSFGGAQIEIADDFEEISKREEIFQVLLGCRKEEYSSLMRGVQQAKIAAWWNRAVDIIPKIGGKGLGIQKVLDYYQIDRAEAMAFGDGNNDIEMLKAVGRGIAMKNASEQLKEIADEICGEVAEDGIYYYCLEKHLI, from the coding sequence ATGAATCCTGTTAAAATTATTTTCTTTGATATTGACGGAACTCTCATTGACATGAAAAAGAAACGCATCTCTCCAAAAATGTTGGAAACATTGAAAAGATTGCAAGAAAAAAATATTTTAATCGCCATGGCAACGGGACGTTCTCCGATGATTCTTCCAACATTTGAGGGAGTGAAATTCGATGTATTCCTAAGTTATAACGGTTCCTATTGTTTTAACAATGAGAAAACCATTTTTAGTAATTCCATTCCCAATGAAGACATTCAAACTATTATAAAAAACGCCTCTCGCATTGGCAGACCTCTCTCCTTAGCAACCAAAAATCGTTTGGCATCAAATGGGAAAGATGAAGATTTGATAGAATACTACAGCTTCGGCGGTGCTCAGATAGAAATTGCGGATGACTTCGAGGAAATTTCAAAACGGGAAGAGATATTTCAAGTCCTGTTAGGATGTAGGAAAGAAGAATATTCTTCTTTGATGCGAGGAGTTCAGCAAGCGAAAATCGCAGCATGGTGGAATAGAGCGGTGGATATTATTCCTAAAATCGGAGGAAAAGGACTGGGAATTCAAAAAGTTTTAGACTATTATCAGATAGATAGAGCCGAGGCTATGGCTTTTGGAGACGGCAATAACGATATTGAAATGTTAAAAGCAGTGGGAAGGGGAATTGCGATGAAAAATGCTTCGGAACAATTAAAAGAAATTGCGGATGAAATTTGTGGAGAAGTAGCGGAAGACGGAATTTATTATTATTGTTTGGAGAAGCATTTGATATAA
- a CDS encoding phosphoglycerate kinase, with the protein MAKKNIRDLELRGKKVLMRVDFNVPMKEGKITDENRIVAALPTIQYALEHGGRVIAFSHLGKVKTEEDLKTKSLQPVAERLSELLGKEVKFIVATRGAELEAAVNSLQDGEIMMFENTRFEDLDGKKESKNDPELGKYWASLGDVFINDAFGTAHRAHASNVGIASNIGEGKSAAGFLMEKEIRFIGGAVDAPERPLVAILGGAKVSDKIGVIENLLEKADKVLVGGAMMFTFLRALGKNTGTSLVEEDKITLAKALLEKSNGKLVLPIDTVVAKEFKNDAAHRTVSVDAVPTEEMGLDIGAGTVELFSKEIAKAKTVVWNGPMGVFEMPNYAKGTIGVCEAIAHLEGATTIIGGGDSAAAAISLGYADKFTHISTGGGASLEYLEGKVLPGVASISEK; encoded by the coding sequence ATGGCAAAAAAAAATATTCGAGATTTAGAATTACGAGGAAAAAAAGTATTGATGAGAGTGGATTTCAATGTTCCTATGAAAGAGGGAAAAATTACAGATGAGAATAGAATTGTGGCAGCACTTCCAACGATTCAATATGCTTTGGAACATGGAGGAAGAGTGATTGCTTTTTCTCATTTAGGAAAAGTGAAGACGGAAGAAGACTTGAAAACAAAATCTTTACAACCGGTAGCGGAAAGACTTTCTGAATTATTGGGAAAAGAAGTAAAATTTATAGTAGCGACTCGAGGAGCTGAATTGGAAGCAGCGGTGAATTCCTTACAAGATGGAGAAATCATGATGTTTGAAAATACAAGATTTGAAGATTTGGACGGAAAAAAAGAATCCAAGAATGATCCGGAATTAGGAAAATATTGGGCTTCTTTAGGAGATGTTTTCATCAATGATGCTTTTGGAACGGCTCATAGAGCTCATGCTTCCAATGTAGGAATCGCTTCCAATATTGGAGAGGGAAAATCGGCAGCAGGGTTCTTAATGGAAAAGGAAATTCGATTTATCGGAGGAGCTGTGGATGCACCGGAAAGACCTTTGGTGGCCATTCTGGGAGGAGCAAAAGTTTCCGATAAAATTGGAGTCATTGAAAACTTATTGGAAAAAGCCGATAAAGTCCTGGTAGGAGGAGCGATGATGTTTACTTTCTTAAGAGCTTTAGGAAAGAACACAGGAACTTCTTTGGTGGAAGAAGATAAGATAACATTGGCAAAAGCTTTATTGGAAAAATCCAATGGAAAATTAGTATTACCGATAGATACCGTAGTAGCGAAAGAATTTAAAAATGATGCAGCTCATCGAACTGTTTCTGTGGACGCAGTGCCGACAGAGGAAATGGGATTGGATATAGGAGCAGGAACAGTGGAATTATTTTCCAAAGAGATTGCAAAGGCAAAAACAGTGGTATGGAACGGACCGATGGGAGTATTTGAAATGCCGAATTATGCAAAGGGAACCATAGGAGTTTGTGAAGCCATTGCTCATCTGGAGGGAGCAACTACGATTATCGGGGGAGGAGATTCTGCCGCCGCTGCCATTAGTTTAGGATATGCGGATAAATTCACTCATATCTCTACGGGAGGAGGAGCTTCTTTAGAGTACTTGGAAGGAAAAGTATTACCGGGAGTTGCTTCTATTTCTGAAAAATAA
- a CDS encoding YhfC family glutamic-type intramembrane protease, protein MKYTKYFFILLLGSLCFWVSQIKIRLPLLTTIIYKNSKFTIFEMKNPLLAGIFIAASAGIFEEGFRFLFRKFLLKNSRNIVEAAIFGLGHSLMEILYLFYVTGFHTALFSINIWGILERILATFLHIELSILLWLGFLKNKKYRILILAMLLHTFVDSIIPVAGYFRRSIWEVEFLFFTIVLWIGTLLIKYHKREENL, encoded by the coding sequence ATGAAATATACAAAATACTTTTTTATCCTGCTCTTAGGTAGTCTGTGTTTTTGGGTTTCTCAAATAAAGATTCGACTTCCTCTGCTGACAACGATAATCTACAAAAATTCAAAATTTACTATTTTTGAAATGAAAAATCCTCTTTTAGCAGGCATTTTCATAGCTGCCAGTGCCGGTATCTTCGAAGAAGGATTCCGATTTTTATTCCGAAAATTTCTGCTAAAAAATAGTCGTAACATTGTAGAAGCTGCCATTTTCGGTTTAGGACATTCTCTCATGGAAATTCTTTATCTTTTTTATGTTACAGGTTTCCATACTGCTCTCTTCAGTATCAATATTTGGGGAATTTTGGAGAGAATCCTTGCTACATTCCTTCACATAGAATTATCGATTCTTCTTTGGCTGGGATTTTTGAAAAATAAAAAATATAGAATTCTTATATTGGCAATGTTACTTCATACTTTCGTAGATTCAATCATTCCTGTCGCAGGATACTTCCGAAGAAGTATTTGGGAAGTAGAATTTCTATTCTTTACCATCGTACTTTGGATTGGGACTTTGCTTATAAAATATCACAAAAGGGAGGAAAACTTATGA
- the gap gene encoding type I glyceraldehyde-3-phosphate dehydrogenase has translation MSVKVAINGFGRIGRLALRVMSENPEYDVVAINDLTDAKTLAHLFKYDSAQGRFQGTIDVTEEGFVVNGDSIQVFAKANPEELPWKELGIDVVLECTGFFTSKEKAEAHIKAGAKKVVISAPATGDLKTVVYNVNHDILDGSETVISGASCTTNCLAPMAKVLHDNFGIVEGLMTTIHAYTNDQNTLDAPHKKGDLRRARAAAANIVPNTTGAAKAIGLVIPELKGKLDGAAQRVPVITGSITELVTVLEKSVSVEEINAAMKAAANESFGYNDEDIVSSDVIGCRFGSLFDATQTRVMTVGDKQLVKTVSWYDNEMSYTSQLIRTLGAVTKAK, from the coding sequence ATGTCAGTAAAAGTAGCAATTAACGGGTTTGGAAGAATAGGAAGATTAGCATTAAGAGTCATGAGTGAAAATCCTGAATACGATGTTGTAGCAATCAACGACTTAACGGATGCAAAAACCTTAGCACATCTATTTAAATATGATTCGGCACAAGGAAGATTTCAAGGAACGATTGATGTAACAGAAGAAGGCTTTGTAGTCAATGGAGATTCCATTCAAGTCTTTGCAAAAGCAAATCCGGAAGAATTGCCTTGGAAAGAATTGGGAATTGATGTAGTATTGGAATGTACAGGATTCTTTACCAGCAAAGAGAAAGCGGAAGCTCATATCAAAGCGGGAGCCAAGAAAGTTGTGATTTCCGCACCGGCAACCGGAGATTTAAAAACAGTAGTATACAATGTAAATCATGATATTTTGGATGGAAGTGAAACTGTTATTTCAGGAGCTTCCTGTACAACAAACTGTTTAGCACCTATGGCAAAAGTATTGCATGATAACTTTGGAATTGTAGAAGGATTGATGACAACCATTCACGCTTATACCAATGACCAAAATACTTTAGATGCTCCACATAAAAAAGGAGATTTGAGAAGAGCGAGAGCAGCTGCGGCAAATATCGTTCCTAATACAACAGGGGCAGCAAAAGCAATCGGTTTGGTCATTCCTGAACTAAAAGGAAAATTAGACGGAGCAGCTCAAAGAGTGCCTGTTATTACGGGATCCATTACGGAGTTAGTTACCGTATTGGAAAAATCTGTCAGCGTAGAAGAAATCAATGCAGCAATGAAGGCGGCAGCCAATGAATCTTTTGGATATAATGACGAAGACATTGTGTCAAGCGATGTGATTGGATGTAGATTCGGTTCTTTATTTGATGCCACGCAAACAAGAGTGATGACTGTCGGAGACAAACAATTGGTAAAAACAGTTTCTTGGTATGACAATGAAATGTCTTATACTTCTCAATTGATTAGAACTTTAGGAGCAGTTACGAAAGCAAAATAA